A window of the Henckelia pumila isolate YLH828 chromosome 3, ASM3356847v2, whole genome shotgun sequence genome harbors these coding sequences:
- the LOC140888019 gene encoding uncharacterized protein, whose product MTATPMETLLKCFKSFKPPTLKGTENYVEFESWLEDIEELFESLDYADVLRVKLVIHQLHEVAKGWWIATRRALEHRVSYRKEKGAEFSSLQQGQFNIEQYGAKFTSLLKFDPHIVDIDEAQADQFINGLNPDIFTLVNAGRPNNFSDALNRAKGAESGLLRQRREPFVPSPVRQPQEQPQIPPPP is encoded by the exons ATGactgctactccgatggaaactCTGTTGAAATGTTTTAAGTCGTTTAAACCGCCAACACTGAAAGGAACTGAAAATTATGTGGAATTTGAGAGTTGGCTCGAGGATATTGAAGAGTTATTTGAATCCCTTGACTATGCCGACGTTCTTCGAGTCAAACTTGTGATACACCAACTACATGAAGTTGCAAAAGGTTGGTGGATAGCAACACGAAGAGCACTGGAGCATCGAG TGTCTTATAGAAAGGAAAAAGGAGCAGAATTTTCTAGCTTGCAGCAAGGTCAATTTAACATTGAACAGTATGGTGCCAAATTTACGAGTCTGCTGAAATTTGATCCCCATATAGTAGACattgatgaagctcaagctgaccagttcattaatgggtTGAATCCAGATATTTTTACTCTGGTGAATGCGGGACGACCAAACAACTTTTCCGATGCTCTTAATCGTGCAAAGGGGGCTGAATCTGGATTattgagacaacgaagagaacCGTTTGTGCCATCACCAGTGAGACAACCCcaagaacagccacagattccaccaccaccttgA